A window of the Tessaracoccus sp. MC1865 genome harbors these coding sequences:
- a CDS encoding inositol monophosphatase produces MDTEGILGLLKETAAEIITPRFRLLADTDVDEKKPGDLVTVADHESEVYLTRRLKEAFPNAVVVGEEAVFADPSLLKGLGNADHAFIIDPIDGTRNFVHGRDEHGVILAEVRGGVTTRGWIWQPQTGRAYVAERGAGVQLNGGPIERRRHDRPPLGASSKRKLRGFDADGKLSPVVRSHFACCFDYPAVLDGTFDFMFYSSLHPWDHLAGSLMVVENGGISRTIDGMDYSLTSRSRGGLLVAGDTLSWMVAQQNWPII; encoded by the coding sequence ATGGACACCGAAGGCATTCTGGGCCTGCTCAAGGAGACCGCTGCGGAGATCATCACCCCGCGGTTCAGGCTGTTGGCCGACACCGACGTCGACGAGAAGAAGCCCGGAGACCTCGTCACCGTCGCAGACCACGAATCCGAGGTGTACCTCACCCGCCGGCTGAAGGAAGCCTTCCCGAACGCCGTCGTCGTGGGGGAGGAGGCCGTCTTCGCGGACCCGTCGCTCCTCAAGGGCCTGGGCAACGCGGACCATGCCTTCATCATCGACCCCATCGACGGCACCCGGAACTTCGTCCACGGCCGCGACGAACACGGCGTCATCCTCGCCGAGGTCCGCGGCGGCGTCACCACCCGGGGCTGGATCTGGCAGCCGCAGACAGGCCGAGCCTATGTCGCCGAGCGGGGGGCCGGGGTACAGCTCAACGGCGGCCCCATCGAACGACGGCGCCATGACCGCCCGCCGCTGGGCGCCTCTTCCAAGCGCAAGCTCCGGGGCTTCGACGCCGACGGCAAGCTGAGCCCCGTGGTGCGCAGCCACTTCGCGTGCTGCTTCGACTACCCGGCCGTCCTCGACGGCACCTTCGACTTCATGTTCTACTCGAGCCTGCACCCGTGGGACCACCTCGCGGGGTCCTTGATGGTGGTGGAGAACGGCGGCATCAGCCGCACGATCGACGGCATGGATTACAGCCTCACCTCACGCTCGCGCGGTGGCCTGCTGGTCGCCGGCGACACGCTCAGCTGGATGGTGGCCCAGCAGAACTGGCCCATCATCTGA
- a CDS encoding MBL fold metallo-hydrolase, whose product MTLDWTPVTDRVFVTTVEPHRVNIGLIVGETGAMLIDTGNSPEQGAEILASATALAGVPVTHVLLTHDHHDHVKGLAGMGGEVISIAHEKLTAVPVSRTFSMALAVDLGNLRVEALHFGEGHTDNDVLVFLPGENVVFAGDLLEEGSDPQIDDRGSLSNWPTVLDGVLGAANATTRFVPGHGAVVDRDYAFIQRAEIGMLYGQTEMLIHQGTKLEDAAAATEWPFTAETLAVALPKAYAELRAKGVVPKRHLPLI is encoded by the coding sequence ATGACACTCGACTGGACCCCCGTGACCGACCGCGTCTTCGTGACCACCGTGGAACCCCACCGGGTCAACATCGGGCTGATCGTGGGCGAGACCGGGGCGATGCTGATCGACACCGGCAACTCGCCCGAGCAGGGTGCGGAGATCCTCGCCTCGGCCACCGCGCTGGCCGGCGTCCCAGTGACGCACGTCCTGCTGACCCACGATCACCACGACCACGTCAAAGGCCTGGCCGGCATGGGGGGCGAGGTCATCTCCATCGCGCACGAGAAGCTCACGGCTGTTCCGGTCTCCCGCACGTTCTCGATGGCGCTGGCGGTGGATCTCGGCAACCTGCGGGTGGAGGCGCTGCACTTCGGCGAGGGCCACACCGACAACGATGTGCTGGTCTTCCTGCCCGGCGAGAACGTCGTCTTCGCCGGCGACCTCCTGGAGGAGGGCTCGGACCCGCAGATCGACGACCGCGGTTCGCTGAGCAACTGGCCCACCGTGCTCGACGGTGTCCTGGGCGCCGCCAACGCCACGACGCGGTTCGTGCCCGGCCACGGCGCTGTTGTCGACCGCGACTACGCGTTCATCCAGCGCGCCGAGATCGGCATGCTCTACGGCCAGACCGAGATGCTGATCCACCAGGGCACGAAACTGGAGGACGCGGCGGCGGCCACGGAGTGGCCCTTCACCGCCGAGACGCTCGCCGTGGCCCTCCCGAAGGCCTATGCCGAGCTGAGGGCCAAGGGCGTCGTGCCGAAGCGACACCTGCCCCTGATCTGA
- the hrcA gene encoding heat-inducible transcriptional repressor HrcA: MDDRKFDDRKLEVLKAIVTDYVASREPVGSKALVERHKLDVSAATVRNDMAALEEEGYITQPHTSAGRIPTDKGYRLFVDKLARIKPLSGAERTAITTFMNGTADIDDLVMRTVRLLAQLTRQVAIVQYPVAQHDVIRHIELVSLTAERLMVIVVQSSGRVDQSVLDAPALDEARLHGLRQKLASATVGRAAADAADALVRVLDTIAPEDRAFSAPVVATVLETIAAEPASQVVVAGVPNLAGAAFETNMRPLLEALEEQVVLMRLLGEAGGDDVTVRIGQENTAQGFQSTSLVASGYGADFRAGLGVVGPTRMDYPSTIAAVRAVARYVSRFLNEG; this comes from the coding sequence ATAGACGACCGCAAGTTCGACGACCGAAAGCTCGAAGTCCTGAAGGCAATCGTGACCGACTACGTGGCCAGTCGTGAGCCGGTCGGCTCGAAGGCCCTCGTGGAGCGGCACAAGCTTGACGTCTCGGCAGCCACCGTCCGCAACGACATGGCGGCGTTGGAGGAGGAGGGCTACATCACGCAGCCCCACACCAGCGCCGGCCGGATCCCCACAGACAAGGGTTACCGGCTCTTCGTCGACAAACTCGCGCGCATCAAGCCGTTGTCGGGGGCGGAACGCACCGCCATCACCACGTTCATGAACGGCACCGCTGACATCGACGACCTCGTGATGCGCACCGTCCGCCTCCTTGCCCAACTGACCCGGCAGGTCGCCATCGTGCAGTACCCCGTGGCGCAGCACGACGTCATCCGGCACATCGAACTGGTCTCTCTGACCGCCGAACGTCTGATGGTGATCGTCGTGCAGTCCTCGGGGCGGGTGGACCAGAGCGTCCTCGATGCTCCGGCGCTGGATGAGGCCCGTCTGCACGGTCTGCGGCAGAAGTTGGCCTCCGCGACGGTGGGCCGGGCCGCTGCGGATGCCGCCGACGCCCTGGTGAGGGTGCTCGACACCATCGCACCGGAGGACCGGGCGTTCTCCGCCCCGGTCGTCGCGACGGTCCTGGAAACCATCGCTGCCGAACCCGCTTCGCAGGTGGTGGTGGCCGGCGTCCCGAACCTGGCCGGCGCCGCCTTCGAGACCAACATGCGCCCCCTGTTGGAGGCTCTCGAGGAGCAGGTCGTCCTCATGCGTCTCCTCGGCGAGGCGGGCGGCGACGATGTCACCGTCCGCATCGGGCAGGAGAACACCGCCCAGGGGTTCCAGTCGACATCACTGGTGGCCTCCGGATACGGTGCCGATTTCCGGGCGGGCCTCGGCGTCGTCGGACCCACCCGGATGGACTACCCGTCCACCATCGCCGCGGTGCGCGCCGTGGCTCGTTACGTGAGCAGATTCCTCAACGAAGGCTGA
- the dnaJ gene encoding molecular chaperone DnaJ → MSKDYYAILGVERDATPEGIKKAYRRRAMKVHPDVAHEDAEAAEKFKELSEAYEVLSDPNKRAVFDRGGDPMAGAAGAGFSGFGGGFAGGFDFTNLVDAMFGQAGSRGPRSRVRQGQDALVRVSLELHEAVFGVTKPVKVATAVVCPKCTGSGGEPGSEPVTCSTCNGNGDITQIQRSFLGDIRTSQACPTCRGYGTIIPRPCGECSGEGRVRTTRTLQVKIPAGVSTGIRIHLEGQGEVGPGGGPAGDLYVELAVNSHESFRRDGDNLEMVVKLPMTAAALGTTVAVTTLEAEWEKSDVEDRTVSLEVPSGTQSGTRIALKGRGVPRLRGGGRGDLGVTLLVQTPTRLDDHQRDLMLQLAEARDEIRAEAVTAKPGKAGVFGKLSEWFS, encoded by the coding sequence ATGAGCAAGGATTACTACGCCATCCTCGGTGTCGAACGCGACGCAACCCCTGAAGGCATCAAGAAGGCCTACCGCCGACGTGCCATGAAGGTCCACCCCGACGTCGCCCACGAGGACGCCGAGGCCGCAGAGAAGTTCAAGGAACTCAGCGAGGCCTACGAGGTGCTGAGCGACCCGAACAAGCGTGCGGTCTTCGACCGTGGCGGTGACCCCATGGCGGGTGCGGCCGGTGCGGGCTTCTCGGGCTTCGGCGGCGGGTTCGCCGGTGGCTTCGACTTCACCAACCTCGTCGACGCCATGTTCGGCCAGGCCGGCAGCCGCGGGCCGCGTTCCCGCGTGCGCCAGGGCCAGGACGCGCTGGTGCGCGTCTCCCTGGAGCTGCACGAGGCAGTGTTCGGCGTGACCAAGCCGGTGAAGGTCGCCACCGCCGTCGTCTGCCCGAAGTGCACCGGCTCCGGCGGCGAACCCGGCTCTGAGCCGGTGACGTGCTCGACCTGTAACGGTAACGGCGACATCACCCAGATCCAGCGCAGCTTCCTCGGCGACATCCGCACCTCGCAGGCGTGCCCGACGTGCCGTGGCTACGGCACGATCATCCCGCGGCCCTGCGGCGAGTGTTCCGGTGAGGGCCGCGTGCGCACCACCCGCACCCTCCAGGTGAAGATCCCCGCCGGTGTCTCCACGGGCATCCGGATCCATCTCGAGGGCCAGGGCGAGGTGGGCCCGGGCGGTGGCCCCGCCGGCGATCTCTACGTCGAGCTGGCCGTCAACAGCCACGAGAGCTTCCGCCGAGACGGCGACAACCTCGAGATGGTCGTCAAGCTCCCCATGACCGCCGCTGCGCTCGGCACCACCGTCGCCGTCACCACCCTCGAGGCGGAGTGGGAGAAGTCCGACGTCGAGGACCGCACCGTCTCCCTCGAGGTGCCGTCCGGCACCCAGTCCGGCACCCGGATCGCGCTGAAGGGCCGCGGCGTGCCGCGCCTGCGCGGCGGTGGCCGGGGAGACCTGGGCGTCACCCTGCTGGTGCAGACCCCCACCAGGCTCGACGACCACCAGCGCGACCTGATGCTCCAGCTCGCCGAGGCCCGCGACGAGATCCGGGCGGAGGCGGTCACCGCCAAGCCGGGCAAAGCGGGTGTCTTCGGCAAGCTGAGCGAGTGGTTCTCGTGA
- a CDS encoding 16S rRNA (uracil(1498)-N(3))-methyltransferase, which produces MTDPLFLATFDDTVRPGQRVVVIGDEAHHAVSVKRILTGESVILANGEGLGVRGTVVDAAKRELTVEVTEVFDDEPLALRWCVVQALAKGDRSDLAVQMATELGTRRILAWQASRSIVRWQGDRGSKALERWQATAREAAKQSRRFAVPVVEAAATAQVVEAIRQADLALVLHEDAALHIAQVELPDEGIGLVIVGPEGGISPEELEAFVAAGAQAVLISDGVLRTSTAAAVALGQLDVLARR; this is translated from the coding sequence GTGACAGATCCCCTCTTCCTCGCCACGTTCGACGACACCGTCCGGCCTGGCCAGCGCGTCGTCGTCATCGGCGATGAGGCCCACCACGCCGTCAGCGTGAAGCGGATCCTGACAGGGGAGAGCGTGATCCTCGCCAACGGCGAAGGACTCGGGGTGCGGGGCACGGTCGTGGACGCCGCGAAGCGTGAGCTCACGGTCGAGGTGACCGAGGTGTTCGACGACGAGCCTCTCGCCCTGCGGTGGTGCGTCGTCCAGGCGCTGGCCAAGGGGGACCGCAGCGACCTTGCGGTGCAGATGGCCACGGAGCTGGGCACCCGGCGCATCCTGGCGTGGCAGGCGTCGCGCTCGATCGTGCGCTGGCAGGGTGACCGGGGATCCAAGGCGCTCGAACGCTGGCAGGCGACGGCGCGCGAGGCGGCCAAGCAGTCGCGCCGCTTCGCCGTCCCGGTGGTCGAGGCGGCCGCCACGGCGCAGGTCGTCGAGGCGATCCGTCAGGCGGACCTGGCCCTCGTGTTGCACGAGGACGCCGCGTTGCACATCGCCCAGGTCGAACTTCCCGACGAGGGCATCGGCCTCGTCATCGTCGGTCCGGAGGGTGGCATCTCGCCGGAGGAGCTGGAGGCCTTCGTCGCGGCCGGTGCGCAGGCGGTGCTGATCAGCGACGGGGTGCTGCGCACCTCCACCGCCGCTGCGGTGGCGCTGGGCCAGCTCGACGTGCTGGCGCGCCGATGA
- the tgt gene encoding tRNA guanosine(34) transglycosylase Tgt has translation MSFSFDVTHRLDGAPGRAGVIHTPHGPIETPAFIAVGTKATVKAVLPESVAATGAQAVLANAYHLYLQPGSDIVDEAGGLGRFMNWPGPTFTDSGGFQVMSLGAGFKKVLAMDTRGMVDDDVIAEGKERRAHVDDDGVTFKSHLNGTMHRFTPEISMRIQHELGADIMFAFDELTTLMNTRGYQEDSVARTHAWAVRCLAEHARLTRERADKPYQALFGVIQGAQYEDLRRRAAQGLAALEVDGHGFDGFGLGGALEKENLGQIIGWMVEELPERKPRHLLGISEPDDLFAAVEMGADTFDCVNPSRVARNAAIYTADGRYNVNTAAHRRSFIPLEDGCDCYTCTHYTRAYLHHLFKAKEMLASTLATIHNERFTVRLVDTLRQTLKDGSFHAFRDEFLGSFYSGR, from the coding sequence ATGAGCTTCTCGTTCGACGTCACCCACCGCCTTGACGGTGCCCCGGGGCGGGCTGGCGTCATTCACACTCCGCACGGCCCCATCGAGACCCCGGCGTTCATCGCCGTCGGTACCAAGGCCACGGTGAAGGCGGTCCTTCCCGAATCCGTCGCCGCCACCGGCGCGCAGGCCGTGTTGGCCAACGCCTACCACCTGTACCTCCAGCCGGGCTCCGACATCGTCGACGAGGCCGGTGGCCTCGGCAGGTTCATGAACTGGCCCGGGCCGACCTTCACGGATTCCGGCGGGTTCCAGGTGATGAGCCTGGGCGCCGGCTTCAAGAAGGTGCTGGCCATGGACACCAGGGGGATGGTCGACGACGACGTCATCGCCGAGGGCAAGGAGCGCCGCGCCCACGTCGACGACGACGGCGTGACGTTCAAGTCGCACCTCAACGGCACCATGCACCGGTTCACCCCGGAGATCTCGATGCGTATCCAGCACGAGTTGGGTGCCGACATCATGTTCGCCTTCGACGAGCTGACCACGTTGATGAACACCCGCGGCTACCAGGAGGATTCCGTGGCGCGCACGCACGCCTGGGCGGTGCGCTGCCTGGCGGAACACGCGCGGCTGACCAGGGAACGCGCCGACAAGCCCTATCAGGCGCTGTTCGGCGTCATCCAGGGCGCCCAGTACGAGGACCTCCGACGTCGGGCCGCCCAGGGCCTTGCGGCCCTGGAGGTGGACGGCCACGGCTTCGACGGCTTCGGCCTGGGTGGGGCGCTCGAGAAGGAGAACCTGGGGCAGATCATCGGCTGGATGGTCGAGGAACTCCCCGAACGCAAGCCCCGCCACCTGCTGGGCATCTCCGAGCCGGACGACCTCTTCGCCGCCGTCGAGATGGGGGCCGACACGTTCGACTGCGTCAACCCGTCACGCGTGGCCCGCAATGCGGCCATCTACACCGCCGACGGGCGCTACAACGTCAACACCGCGGCCCACCGTCGCTCGTTCATCCCCCTGGAGGACGGCTGCGACTGCTACACCTGCACGCACTACACCCGGGCCTACCTGCACCACCTGTTCAAGGCCAAGGAGATGCTGGCGTCGACGCTGGCCACCATCCACAACGAACGGTTCACGGTGCGGTTGGTCGACACGCTGCGCCAGACGTTGAAGGACGGCTCGTTCCACGCCTTCCGTGACGAGTTCTTGGGCAGCTTCTACAGCGGTCGTTGA
- a CDS encoding queuosine precursor transporter has protein sequence MSAQFATRQRGVYDIVVALFCALLLISNVSAVKLIQFGPDVEVFGFPILPIITDGGAFLFPLTYVIGDVLAEVYGMRGAKRAIFIGFSVSILASLTFLVVGAAPPAADWGNQAAFEAVLGFVPRIVLASALGYLAGQLLNAWVLVKLKQRTREGGLWARLLGSTVVGEAADTIIFCTVAFAGIITGGTLLNYILVGYVYKVVVEVVFLPVTYQVIKLVKRHEPSYDDVA, from the coding sequence ATGAGCGCACAGTTTGCGACCCGCCAGCGCGGCGTCTACGACATCGTCGTGGCCCTGTTCTGTGCGCTTCTGCTGATCTCCAACGTGTCCGCGGTCAAGCTCATCCAGTTCGGCCCGGATGTGGAGGTCTTCGGCTTCCCCATCCTGCCGATCATCACCGACGGGGGCGCGTTCCTGTTCCCCCTCACGTACGTGATCGGCGACGTGCTGGCCGAGGTCTACGGCATGCGGGGCGCCAAGCGGGCGATCTTCATCGGCTTCTCCGTCTCCATCCTGGCGTCGCTGACCTTCCTGGTCGTCGGCGCCGCTCCCCCGGCCGCGGACTGGGGCAACCAGGCGGCGTTCGAGGCGGTGCTGGGCTTCGTGCCGCGGATCGTGCTGGCCTCGGCCCTGGGCTACCTCGCCGGGCAGTTGCTCAACGCCTGGGTGCTGGTCAAGCTCAAGCAGCGCACCCGCGAGGGCGGCCTGTGGGCCAGGCTCCTGGGCTCCACAGTGGTGGGCGAGGCGGCAGACACCATCATCTTCTGCACCGTGGCCTTCGCCGGCATCATCACCGGCGGCACCCTGCTGAACTACATCCTGGTGGGCTACGTCTACAAGGTGGTGGTCGAGGTGGTGTTCCTGCCGGTGACCTACCAGGTGATCAAGCTCGTGAAGCGCCACGAACCCTCCTACGACGACGTCGCCTGA
- a CDS encoding DUF5709 domain-containing protein, whose translation MDDITETVPEESVQLDQLQPDDSLIYRGVDDVLDEGYITPDDWSPAMGFGNTAEEMRQGETIDMRVKQELPDSTPEQDEHWNPGDEPREVGGERAGRLMRVQGPGGSETLGVDVGFSGGAASAEEAAMHIISDDDEDDASLDVD comes from the coding sequence ATGGACGACATCACCGAGACGGTTCCTGAAGAATCAGTGCAGCTGGACCAACTCCAGCCGGACGACTCCTTGATCTACCGCGGGGTCGACGACGTTCTGGATGAGGGTTACATCACGCCTGACGACTGGTCGCCCGCCATGGGCTTCGGCAACACCGCCGAAGAGATGCGGCAGGGCGAGACCATCGACATGCGGGTGAAGCAGGAGTTGCCGGACAGTACGCCGGAGCAGGACGAGCACTGGAACCCCGGCGACGAGCCGCGCGAAGTGGGCGGCGAACGCGCCGGCCGGCTGATGCGGGTCCAGGGGCCGGGTGGCAGCGAGACGCTCGGTGTCGACGTCGGCTTCAGCGGAGGTGCCGCCAGCGCCGAAGAGGCTGCGATGCACATCATCTCCGACGACGACGAGGATGACGCATCCTTGGACGTAGACTGA
- a CDS encoding PhoH family protein translates to MVNLLGPRDEYLRILEENLAADLHVRGGQVTLSGKAVDVAQAADVITELVTILRTGQGLTSETVERVLQMADEPNATASEVLTQNIISSRGRTVRPKTLNQKRYVDAIDQHTVVFGIGPAGTGKTYLAMAKAVQALQAKEVSRIILTRPAIEAGERLGFLPGTLNDKIDPYLRPLYDALHDMVDAESVPKLFTSGTVEVAPLAYMRGRTLNDAFIILDEAQNTSMEQMKMFLTRLGFNSKIVVTGDITQVDLPGGIKSGLRGVQHVLDGVEDIEFCTLTNRDVVRHKLVGRIVAAYDQFESLATERRRAQ, encoded by the coding sequence ATGGTCAACCTCCTCGGCCCCCGCGACGAGTACCTGCGGATCCTTGAGGAGAACCTGGCCGCAGACCTGCATGTGCGGGGTGGGCAGGTGACCCTGTCGGGCAAGGCAGTCGACGTGGCGCAGGCCGCTGACGTCATCACCGAACTCGTCACCATCCTCCGCACCGGGCAGGGCCTCACGTCGGAGACCGTCGAACGGGTCCTCCAGATGGCGGACGAACCCAACGCCACGGCCTCGGAGGTGCTCACCCAGAACATCATCTCCTCGCGTGGCCGCACCGTCCGTCCCAAGACGCTCAACCAGAAGCGGTATGTGGACGCCATCGACCAGCACACCGTCGTGTTCGGCATCGGGCCCGCCGGCACCGGCAAGACCTACCTCGCCATGGCGAAGGCCGTGCAGGCGCTGCAGGCCAAAGAGGTCAGCCGCATCATCCTGACCCGCCCGGCCATCGAGGCCGGCGAGCGGCTCGGCTTCCTCCCCGGAACCCTGAACGACAAGATCGACCCGTACCTGCGGCCGCTCTATGACGCGCTCCACGACATGGTGGACGCAGAATCGGTGCCCAAGCTGTTCACCTCCGGCACCGTCGAGGTCGCCCCGCTTGCCTACATGCGCGGCCGCACGCTCAACGACGCGTTCATCATCCTCGACGAGGCCCAGAACACGTCGATGGAACAGATGAAGATGTTCCTCACCAGGCTCGGCTTCAACTCGAAGATCGTCGTCACCGGCGACATCACCCAGGTGGACCTGCCCGGCGGCATCAAGAGCGGCCTCCGCGGGGTCCAGCACGTCCTGGACGGGGTGGAGGACATCGAGTTCTGCACCCTGACCAACCGCGACGTCGTCCGCCACAAGCTCGTCGGCCGGATCGTGGCCGCCTACGACCAGTTCGAGAGCCTGGCCACGGAGCGGAGGCGCGCGCAGTGA
- the ybeY gene encoding rRNA maturation RNase YbeY, giving the protein MIDLNNESGAEADELGLIELARFALDKLRIHPQADLSIVLVDEETMAQYHERFMDLPGPTDVMSFPMDELRAPDEDEEPPLGLLGDIVLCPQVTARQAADNGREPDAEAEYLLIHGLLHLLGHDHAEPEEKAVMFGLNDRIIAAWELARPGRS; this is encoded by the coding sequence GTGATCGACCTGAACAACGAATCCGGCGCCGAGGCCGACGAACTGGGCCTGATCGAACTGGCTCGCTTCGCGCTCGACAAACTGCGGATCCATCCGCAGGCGGACCTGTCGATCGTCCTCGTCGATGAGGAGACGATGGCGCAGTACCACGAGCGGTTCATGGACCTCCCCGGCCCCACGGACGTGATGAGCTTCCCCATGGACGAGCTCCGGGCGCCGGATGAAGACGAGGAGCCGCCGCTGGGCCTCCTCGGCGACATCGTGCTGTGCCCGCAGGTGACGGCGCGCCAAGCTGCGGACAACGGACGCGAGCCTGACGCGGAGGCGGAGTACCTGCTCATCCACGGCCTGCTGCACCTGCTGGGCCACGACCACGCGGAGCCGGAGGAGAAGGCCGTCATGTTCGGGCTCAACGACCGGATCATCGCCGCCTGGGAATTGGCACGGCCCGGACGCTCCTGA
- a CDS encoding APC family permease, which produces MSTRPHARSELKRSLGLWDAIAIGVASMVGAGVFVVWSPAAAAAGDLLLVSLVIASVVAWANATSSAQLAAQYPAAGGTYVYGRERLGEWPGYLAGWSFVIGKTASVAAMALAFAAYLAPQGWEKPVAVGAVWALVVVNLLGVSRTAQVAKVLASLALIGIFTALGVAWFGGRGTATFGWADIDGSPYGVLQAAGLLFFAFAGYARIATMGEEVRDPGRTIGRAIITALIIVLLLYAVVAVSLLTWVGPEAVAASSAPLSLLATAYPVASGILTGGAAAAIAGALLGLLSGIGRTFLAMSREGDLPRFFDHTHPRTKVPHRIELLLGVVVSVVVLVADLRGAIGFSSFGVLLYYFVANVSAYTQDSEHRRYRRAWQVVGALLCLVLVATLPWPSVLGGLVVLAVGVMWRLLRPRALR; this is translated from the coding sequence ATGTCCACCCGGCCTCACGCCCGGTCCGAGTTGAAGCGCAGCCTGGGGCTGTGGGATGCGATCGCCATCGGGGTGGCCTCAATGGTGGGCGCCGGCGTCTTCGTCGTCTGGTCACCCGCAGCCGCTGCGGCGGGCGACCTGCTGCTCGTCTCCCTGGTGATCGCCTCGGTGGTCGCCTGGGCCAACGCCACGTCGTCGGCGCAACTGGCTGCGCAGTACCCGGCCGCCGGCGGCACGTACGTCTACGGGCGTGAGCGGCTGGGGGAGTGGCCCGGCTACCTGGCCGGGTGGAGCTTCGTCATCGGCAAGACCGCCTCGGTGGCCGCCATGGCGCTCGCCTTCGCCGCCTACCTGGCGCCCCAGGGCTGGGAGAAGCCGGTTGCTGTGGGTGCCGTCTGGGCCCTCGTCGTCGTCAACCTCCTCGGCGTGAGCCGCACGGCCCAGGTGGCCAAGGTGCTCGCCTCGCTGGCACTGATCGGGATCTTCACCGCGCTCGGGGTGGCGTGGTTCGGAGGCCGGGGCACGGCCACGTTCGGGTGGGCGGACATCGACGGCAGCCCCTACGGCGTGCTGCAGGCGGCGGGCCTGCTCTTCTTCGCCTTCGCCGGCTATGCACGCATCGCCACCATGGGCGAGGAGGTGCGCGACCCGGGGCGCACCATCGGCAGGGCGATCATCACGGCGCTCATCATCGTGCTGCTGCTCTACGCCGTCGTCGCCGTATCGCTGCTGACCTGGGTCGGGCCGGAGGCGGTGGCGGCCTCCAGCGCGCCGCTCTCGTTGCTGGCCACCGCGTATCCCGTCGCCTCGGGCATCCTCACGGGGGGAGCCGCAGCCGCCATCGCCGGGGCGCTCCTGGGGCTGCTGTCCGGCATCGGCCGTACGTTCCTGGCCATGTCTCGTGAGGGTGACCTACCACGGTTCTTCGACCACACACATCCCCGCACGAAGGTGCCGCACCGCATCGAACTGCTGCTCGGAGTCGTCGTCAGCGTGGTGGTCCTGGTGGCGGATCTGCGCGGCGCCATCGGCTTCTCGTCGTTCGGCGTGCTGCTCTACTACTTCGTCGCGAACGTCTCTGCCTACACGCAGGACTCTGAGCACCGCCGGTACCGCAGGGCCTGGCAGGTCGTGGGGGCGCTGCTGTGCCTGGTGCTGGTGGCCACGTTGCCCTGGCCGTCGGTGCTGGGCGGGTTGGTCGTCCTGGCTGTCGGAGTGATGTGGCGCCTGCTGCGGCCACGAGCGCTGCGTTAG